GAAAGAAAAGGAGAAAAAAGCTCAGTGGTAACCGCAAATTTTAACAGAAGGCCCAACAATTGGGATATTACAGTCGGTTCAACACCTACCCCACAATATACAGCGAGCGGCAAACTGTCTCTGATTGACGGGATCAACGGGGATGCCAACTGGAGGAAAGGGGAATGGCTGGGCTATCAGGGGCAGACCTTTGAAGCGGTAATCGATATGAAGTCGCCGCAGGACATCACCCGTATTTCATCAACCTATCTCCAGGACAGCAGGGCATGGATCCTGATGCCGAGAAGAGTGGAATATTATGCTTCCAATAACGGAAAAGACTTCATCCTGCTGAAAACAGTCGACAATACGCTTGACCCTAAAAATGAAACCATCCAGGTGAAGGAATTCCAGGCAGAAGTATTGCCTACCCAGGCCCGTTACATTAAAGTAAAAGCCTACCACTTTGGAAAACTTCCGGAATGGCACCAGGGAGCCGGCGGTGAGGCATATATTTTTATAGATGAGATTTCTGTGAAATAAAAATCAATATTCAGGAAATAACAAAACCTCTTTCAATGTGGAAGAGGTTTTGTTATTATGAGTATTTTTAAACATGACTAATTAAGTAATTCTTCACTAGGAACTAGTTAACTTCTAGGCTTAATACTAATAAATACTAAAATTTATTAGTATCAATTCATTCTCTCTGACCAATTCAGTCCTTCAGGCAGTTCCCTGTCAGAGAATTCAATATGGATCACCCTTCTTCGGTTTCCGTTGGTGGTTCTGTTGGACCCATGAAGCAGCAAAGGTTTCATGATCATGATCCCGCCCTTTTGTACGCTGCACATTTCTTCTGTTTCAATGGTCCAGTCGATGGTTTCCGGCCTGTAGATCCCTTTAGCGTGGGATCCCGGCACTACTTTCAAAGCACCGTTATGTTTATCCGTGTCATCCAGATGGATCCGTATCGTATAGATATTCTCGAGAATATCCAATGGCGGCCGAACGGCAAACTGGTTCTGTTTGGTTGTCCAGGGCCCGAAACCTGGCAGTTCAAGCTTCTTATCAACAGAAACAGTCAGGTCCTGATGATAGGCAACATACCAGTTGGAGGTTTCAGGTTTATCAAAATAAATACTTTTTACGGCAGCATATTGTCCCCCGAAAATCTCTTTAATAATAGCTTTTATATGATCATTAAAGATCAAATCCTTAATATCCGGGATTTCCTTTAAAAACTGCCGTATGGCAAACAGGTCTTCCGATTTTCTGAAGGTTTCTTTTGAGGTATCTATATCCTGAATAATTTTACGGATACTTTCAATTTCTTCATCAGAAAAAACAGAATTTATCACCGTGAAGCCGTTTTCCGCAATTGTCTTTTTATAATGTTGTAAATTCAGTAGATCTCCGTTTGATGCTGCCTTATTCATCTTTATCTTTTTATAGCATTGATAATTTCATCAATTTCCTCTTCCGTAAAATTACCGCTGATTTCTACCTTTCCGTCAGGAATCGGATTCATAACGAGAGGTGCTGAAATTAATTTTCTGTTCAGTACAATAGCAATAGGCCTGGCAATATTTTTTTTGGTTAACTTTTTAAATTTCCCGGCACCGGCTTCTGTCAGGACAATATCAATAACATACAGATCAATCTCATTTTTCCTTTTTTTTATGGTTGAAATTTCTCTTGTTGAAATTCCGATATCGGTTGATAAGTTCAAATCTTTTAATGCACTTTTCTGTACATCATAATCAACGACTTCATAAAATCCGTCTTCTCTGTCAGCAAATACAGGTTTTTCTTTAACCTGCGAAAACAGATTCACCGATGTGATAAGAAGTACCATTCGAAGTAATGCTTTCATACAGGATATCTAAAGATTTCCGCCATGGTTGTCCAGCTGCCCTTCCCATTTTGAAACGGCAGACGTGGCGAGGGCATTCCCAAGTACATTGGTCATGCTTCTTCCCATATCACAGAAATGGTCAATCGGTAAAATTAAGGCAATCCCTTCAGGCGGAATCCCGAACATGGAACAGGTGGCTACAATAATCACCAAAGAAGCCCTTGGCACTCCGGCAATCCCTTTTGACGTCAGCATCAATACCAGAAGCATGGTAATCTGCTGTCCTACGGTCATTTCAATGCCGTAAATCTGGGCAATAAATATGGAGGCAAAAGTCATGTACATCATGCTTCCGTCCAGATTGAAAGAATACCCTAAAGGCAAAATGAAAGACACCACCCTGTTATTGCACCCGAACCGCTCCAGTTCTTCAACAAGTTTCGGGAATACCGCTTCGGAACTTGTGGTTGAAAATGCGATCAGTAATGGTTCTTTGATTCTCCTCAACAATTCAAAAAGACGGTTTCCGAGAATAAGATACCCGACCACCAGAAGCACCAGCCACAGCATTGCCAATGCGAAGAAAAAATCCCTGAGGTAAATGGCGTAGACCTTGAAGATCTCAAAACCATTGGTTGCAACAACAGCTGCAATCGCTCCCAAAACACCCAGCGGTGCAAACCACATGATGTATCCTACCATTTTAAGGATTCCGTGTGCAATAATATCAAATAACTTAACCACAGGCTGCGCATATTCGTCTCCCAGATTGGCCAGGGCAATCCCGAACATTATAGAAAACACCACAATCTGAAGCACTTCATTGGTGGCAAAAGCTTCAAAAACACTTTTAGGAATGATATGTTTTACAAAATCTTCCATGGAAAATCCTTTGCTGCTTTTCAGCAGTTCTTCCGCAGTAGCTGCATCCTGGATCGGGAGTTTGGTGACATGCCCCGGTTCAAGCCAGTTTACCAGGATCAGACCGATAAAAAGAGAGACCAGGGAAGCTGAAATAAACCACAGCATAGCTTTTGTCCCTACCCTTCCGATCATTTTGATATCACTCATTTTGGCAATCCCCACCACTAAAGTAGTAAAAACAAGCGGAGCAATGATCATCTGTACCAGACGGATGAAAACCGTTCCTAGCAGTTTTATGTTGTCAGAAAAGGGTGCCGCACTTTCCGGATACTTCACATGTACCAGTCCGCCGATTCCCACTCCCAGGATCAATGCGATGATAATGGCTATAAATAGTTTATTCTGTCCTTTCATATCGTTAATTCAAGTTTCGCAAATATAATATTTTTACAATTGGCGGAGGATTTAGTTTAAAGCTGATGGATGCCATTTTTATCAAAAAGCTAATTTAAAATTAAAGTTCTGATTTTTAAAGTATTGTAATCACTTTTCTAAAGATAAATTCAGTTTTTATTTATTTGGTACGTATTTTATTGTTACATTTACCTGTATTAACAACATTGACAAAATATACGATTATGAAAAAAACGATCGCAATGGCTGCACTGGCTGTAGCCGTATCCTTCGGTTCTGTTTCTTGTAAAAAGAAAGTTTCAGATGCTGACCTTCAGACACAGGCTACCACGGTAGTTACTTCCAATCCGGGTGCTTCCGTAGAAGTGAAAGAAGGTGTAGCCCACCTGAGCGGAACTTTTGAAACCCAGGAAGCAAAAGATGCCATGATCAAACAGCTGAAAGCCATCAACGGTATCAAAGACGTTCACGATATGTCTACCGTAGCTCCTGCAGCAGCTTCAATGCCTGCACCGGTCGAAACACAGTCTGCGGTAGATCCTGCCGTACAGCAAAAAGTGAAGGACGCGGTAAAAGATATCCCGGGAGTAAAAGTGGAAACGGTAAACGGTGAGCTGACGCTTACAGGAAACATATCTTCTTCTGATGCCAGAAAAGTAAAAGAATCGGTAGATGCTTTGAAAGTAGGAAAAGTAAATTATAATTATACCGTAAACACCAAATAATCTAACATGAGTACATTACAGGATAAATATTCAGGTGTGGTTTCTGCCGCACAGTCTGCAGGAATCTCCGGTCTTCAGGTTCAGGAACAGGACGGAATTCTTTATGTTTCAGGAAGCGCTTCCAATACGGCTGCCAAAGATGCAGTCTGGAATGCCCTTGGAGCTATTGATTCTTCATACTCTGCTTCCGACATCAATATTGATGTGCAGGTTTCAGGCCTTACTGCTGGTGCAGCCCTTACCGTAGCCACTGATGAATCCAATCTGAACATCAGACAGGAACCTTCCACAGATGCCGCTGTTGTAGGCAAAGTTGAAAAAGGATCTTCCGTGACGCTGGTAGAACAGACTTCAGACGACTGGTGGAAAGTAAAAACCGACAAAGGCCAGGAAGGATATGCCTACTCAAGGTATCTGAAGGCATAACCAGATTAATATTACATTATTTATATACAGCATCCTGTTTTGGGATGCTTTTTTTGCTCCAGTAGTGGGGGAAAATTAGTAAAATACTCATCAATTAAAGATGTATCCCTCCGGTTTTGAAATAGAATACATTCAATATAAAATACCCCAGAATTAACTGAGGCAGATTGATGTTTTAATGAGAAGTTTAACTGAATTTCTTAATAGCTTCTTCACTTACCGGCGTGAAAAAATTAATTAAATTTCCATCAGGATCGCAAAAGAGAAGCGACCGGTTGCCCCAGGGCATCGTAACAGGTGTCTGGACAATATCATTCGTAATTGTTTTGATCCTCTCGTATTCCTGATCGACATCATCCACAAGAAATTCTATGATGGCACTTTTATAACCGGGCATCTCGGTAAGATTTTCGCTGAACATTTTCATGGTACGGGTGCTTCCTATGGCCAATATAACAGAACCTGCCGGGATCTCAGCAAAATCTTCTGTATACCATTGGGCTTTTATTCCAATGGCCTTCTCGTAAAACTGGACGGACTGCCGGATGTTCCGGGTGATAATTCTTAATGAGGTTAGTTTCATACTGTCTTAATTTAAATAGATCTACAAAAATAAGATGCTGCTGCGACAACAGCATGTCAGTAGCATCAGTGTAGTCACGACTCATTTTTCTGGTGCAGGAAGAGACGGAAGAAAGATTATTTTATATTTTAACACCTATCAGGATATCTGCTTTAAAAATATAATCTGA
The sequence above is a segment of the Chryseobacterium sp. JJR-5R genome. Coding sequences within it:
- a CDS encoding VOC family protein gives rise to the protein MKLTSLRIITRNIRQSVQFYEKAIGIKAQWYTEDFAEIPAGSVILAIGSTRTMKMFSENLTEMPGYKSAIIEFLVDDVDQEYERIKTITNDIVQTPVTMPWGNRSLLFCDPDGNLINFFTPVSEEAIKKFS
- a CDS encoding phytanoyl-CoA dioxygenase family protein, which produces MNKAASNGDLLNLQHYKKTIAENGFTVINSVFSDEEIESIRKIIQDIDTSKETFRKSEDLFAIRQFLKEIPDIKDLIFNDHIKAIIKEIFGGQYAAVKSIYFDKPETSNWYVAYHQDLTVSVDKKLELPGFGPWTTKQNQFAVRPPLDILENIYTIRIHLDDTDKHNGALKVVPGSHAKGIYRPETIDWTIETEEMCSVQKGGIMIMKPLLLHGSNRTTNGNRRRVIHIEFSDRELPEGLNWSERMN
- a CDS encoding SH3 domain-containing protein, with product MSTLQDKYSGVVSAAQSAGISGLQVQEQDGILYVSGSASNTAAKDAVWNALGAIDSSYSASDINIDVQVSGLTAGAALTVATDESNLNIRQEPSTDAAVVGKVEKGSSVTLVEQTSDDWWKVKTDKGQEGYAYSRYLKA
- a CDS encoding dicarboxylate/amino acid:cation symporter, which produces MKGQNKLFIAIIIALILGVGIGGLVHVKYPESAAPFSDNIKLLGTVFIRLVQMIIAPLVFTTLVVGIAKMSDIKMIGRVGTKAMLWFISASLVSLFIGLILVNWLEPGHVTKLPIQDAATAEELLKSSKGFSMEDFVKHIIPKSVFEAFATNEVLQIVVFSIMFGIALANLGDEYAQPVVKLFDIIAHGILKMVGYIMWFAPLGVLGAIAAVVATNGFEIFKVYAIYLRDFFFALAMLWLVLLVVGYLILGNRLFELLRRIKEPLLIAFSTTSSEAVFPKLVEELERFGCNNRVVSFILPLGYSFNLDGSMMYMTFASIFIAQIYGIEMTVGQQITMLLVLMLTSKGIAGVPRASLVIIVATCSMFGIPPEGIALILPIDHFCDMGRSMTNVLGNALATSAVSKWEGQLDNHGGNL
- a CDS encoding SecDF P1 head subdomain-containing protein is translated as MKALLRMVLLITSVNLFSQVKEKPVFADREDGFYEVVDYDVQKSALKDLNLSTDIGISTREISTIKKRKNEIDLYVIDIVLTEAGAGKFKKLTKKNIARPIAIVLNRKLISAPLVMNPIPDGKVEISGNFTEEEIDEIINAIKR
- a CDS encoding BON domain-containing protein, coding for MKKTIAMAALAVAVSFGSVSCKKKVSDADLQTQATTVVTSNPGASVEVKEGVAHLSGTFETQEAKDAMIKQLKAINGIKDVHDMSTVAPAAASMPAPVETQSAVDPAVQQKVKDAVKDIPGVKVETVNGELTLTGNISSSDARKVKESVDALKVGKVNYNYTVNTK